The genomic stretch GCAGCATGATAACTGCGAAAGCGTCGTTTTGTGTTCGGCTCGGATGCGAATAACCAACAGACACTCCAGAAAGGCACTGCCAGCCCACCAAACTAATACGGCACCATTCCAACCAAATACAAACAATATAGCTTACTTGTCTTTCTCTGTCCCAAATATGGACGCAAGATACTCCGCCATCTTGAACGGCTGTGCACCTCCGTGCTAtgtggtcgtgtctagaagggatccctctttggTCAACCTCTCGCACAtgcgcagtctgttatgtatagtctTAAGTAAGCGTAACTACGTTCATCAGTTAACTATGTTTATTAAAAGAACAACATATAAAGTCAAAGATCAGTTCAAGATGGCTTGCAAAATAACAACGGTGtgctcatgaactgcttttaattttaaacaacataagcgttaattatacagtattgaGAAGATAGCAACATATGTGCTGCAGTGATGTACTTGAGGAATCGAGAATGAGCGGCGAGCTCTCCTCGTTGCTGCGAGTTCCGCAGCTCGCACTCTTTTCAAGTCGAGTCCCATAgaaaaattcaaacaaatgtgtccccactcaagatatacatccactgatgtgcggatgcaatctttgttcattaaaatagaaaattacaTATGGGCGGATTAGAACCCTAAGCCTCTTATGCACGGGGCGAATTAGTTATAATTAAACCACCCAGTCAGACTCCCACTAAGAgcgctgattgatgtacttcaCTGATTTATGGCAATATCTCATGATCGATAGTAGCACAAATAGTtatgaagttatcaaatttattatgtgaaatatttattttagagattGAATTgctcaaaacaaaaataatctttttACTAGCGCTCATCATTGGTGTGCTACTTCAAACGCCGTGTAGAATTGTAGAATCTCGCGAGATTGACGAAAgcgggatcccttctagacacggtCGACCGTGCTACGTCATCAAATACTTACTTCCGGTTGCGATTTTTTGGTTGCGCCAGACCgatcaagatgtttttttttagcaagtcagtccactcggtgtTCATCTTCCTTGGCAGCTATTTTTACATGTAAACAAGCGCCATACacgtgcagctcctatctacttgaatggggaaataaCGAAATCCCCAAAACAGTTGACCAAGTTTacgaaaaaattacatttcaaatcagcagtaaaatctgacaacactggtatcataaattgtgcttctttgtgctaaaaaaaaaattgaccagcggtgtctgtatctaaaaggtgattgtatCTTTTAcgtgtaaggcgggactttcttctacatctgttgaccactgGGCATTCTAATggctcccattcattttaatagaattgGCCCGTCTTTGCTAAATCGTCTCTGTCTTAGGCTTGGAAATTCCACAGTCGATATTTTACCAGAGACTATTttgcagagacgggccacttctatttaaatggatgggagaaattggaacgccaaaCCAAGAAGCTCTCGCGCCcagtggtcaacggatgtagaaaagaagtcccgccttacaggtaaaagagccaatcaccttttagatacagacagcgactgtcaatcaactcaagaacgcgcatgggtattagctatacaagccgggaaaattgcgtgttttagcgtaatatgaggtcacaaaaagcacaatttatgattcgaatattatcagattttattgctgatttgaaatatgttctttgatcgtaatcttgaccgaccgtttttgagattttggtgtccccccattcaagtagataggagctgcactggcatgactggaaatagcctcccgagaccgagagcgttccaaagatggccgacagtgtactgacttgctagaaagacttttatTTTACTTCCACAGTGGAAGTCAAACAGTCGTCAATTTTtaatgattaactacaaaaatatattttgatttgtCGGGTGTTTTCCGAAGATAtcttggctgcatccgaaaacgtatcagttaatggcttaaccgacaacgttttgaatgaatggaactctcaaGAAAACTGGTtttagaacagtttgaaaagcaccttattttcatcctgcctccttATACAGCCTTCGAAGGCAGCATTCTCCAGTTCACTGACGCAGCCCTTCATACAGGAAGCGCAATTAGATTCTACTGACTCTCACATTGCAAAGGGAACTGTTTGAATAGTGGTAAGTACAACTGAGCAATGTTGTTCGATATAAGTGTAATAGTGTTTGTTATTATTAGTTTCAGCATTGGCATCATTAAAGTTAATCTGTTTTGTTTAAAGGACACACTCATAGTGCTGTGTTCTTAGTAATTAGATACAGTAACTCACTCTTTTAACGCTGCGTTGTTAGATTCTTTTGCCTGTGCGTctaaattattgtaattttttttcttcttactcTTTTTTTTGGAAGTCATTAAATCCCGTTCCTTTTTTGTGTTGAAATAAAGCTATTTCTTTGTCTACCCAGTTACAGAAATTCAAATAACTGTTCGCCCCATCATAATGGTAGGTCTAGTTATGGATTGTTATGTGTTTTCGGTACATTCATTCAAGGCTGTATGATTGATTCTACAAACTAACAAATCATCACCTTTTCAAGTCAACATTAACAGCATTTGATTTGTTGTTACAGGCCAGTGAATGTGATGCTGTTGTGTGGTATGCCAATCCAGTTTATTCCCGCTACTGGCAGCACTACCAGCAGGCCATGAGCTGGCACCAGAGGCACAAGTGGGCATACAGAAAAGCAATGGAGGCTGGCTATGTCCAGGCACTGTATTCCACATACCCCTCTGCCATACAGCGTTACTCAGATTGGCATGCAGATGAGACCTGGGGGAACAGTAACAGAGCATCAGGTACAGACAAAAAAAGGGAGAATGAAACTACTGATTCAGACGTTGAGACGGAGGAGGAGAGTTCGGATGAGAGCCAGATTGAGTGTGACGTAAGCAACATGGACATCTCAGAAGAACTGCGGCAATACTTTGCCCAGACTGAGCAACACAAGCAGGAACTCAGTGAGTGTTTAACAGCATATGTGGAAATTGTCACCTTTTAGTGGGAAGAGTTTGCTCATTTTGCAGTTTCACTCCTTATTAAGATCATTtagtatactatatataaattCTACTTTATATAGAATTTAACAGACTGTAGGAGTATTTCATTCTTATACTCGAACTATAAAATTTTTTTGGGCCAACTTAATTTAGGTTATTTCTGTTTTGCACCATTCTTCTTATTGACTCTCCCTTTTTGAACACACCAAGCCTGTTTAAAGAAAAGGTGCACCCTATAAATTCACTTCTCGATATTGTTTCCACAATAGCAATTCATTAAACACAGAACTGACCGGATCTCATATTGAGAGTGCAGATTGGGCTGGCAACAGTTTATGAGACATAAACAATGAGTTTATGATTAGATTGATTTATAACAATGAGTAATTGATTAGAATGTCTCTACTTTTGTCTCTAATTTGAAGTATGTAATATTTTCATAGTGCTACACAGTGTTTatagtttttgagaaaataaacctATGAagggcttacttatagttgtctgtgcaaattaagctgggataggagaaaatattttaacacagaaaaatttacatacttcagctttaaaggtgcgctctgattttttttaaatttttgattATATTGCACTGACATCTAGCTGTGTAGATTTAGCATCATGCAAAAGTTCTCCGTTGCTGATGCCATTGTGGAAATGCACTATTCGCATTCAGCCATAATTAATTTAGTATGTGAGATAAAGCCCTCAATTACAGCACAAATTATTATTGAGATAATGTAAGTAATATTTGTCCagtcatatgatctcaacatggtggcaTTAATAAACGTGCGCTCcagcaccatgtagaataaagcagccaTATAACTAGAGAATTCATTTCATGtacatcatatttaaaaaaaaaaaaaaaaagtcaaaaatactattcatttctttctgtttaaaaaattaaGAAGAGTGCACCATAATATAAATCTATTCAACCCTATCAGTTGGCATGGTTGGAGTGCATCCATGAATGTTAACTTATGCTTTTCTTCATTAAGGCCCCTTCACACCAAACATGAAAACTCTGCACGATTACCCAGCACAATTACTCCTGGCAATAAAGATTTCTGAATAGAACACAACAGTgtcgtctgggttccggaagtattttaattttttccattGGGTTTTCCTAAAATCCCTCATGAAAGActtcaaccagctctgaggtcaatcacaacattacagattttgatttgaattaaagtttttgaaaatctgacaaaaagataaaggtacaagactgtatacttaccatctttcatgagggcatgaactacaatttCTGAAAATTGATTTAAAGATTATAAGTtagaatcaaaatatttttattttattgcaaaatattctgatatttgCAAAGATAcgagtagtttgagagtgtagatagacagactggattgcgtcattcacagtgcgtcatgggagtggtcGGTCGCTGCAGCGCTCATTTGGCGTGCTTCGTTcgctgcaattctctgattggtggatcgtttcccttcaggatcatgcaagtaggtatagctaCAGGCCAGAGATCTCTAAATGgtggcagaatctccaaaagagggcttagttactccagaaggggtgtGGTTACTCCACACATGTTTAGGGTTAGGAAAAGGTTTTGGTAAgagggctccctatatctttgctggtggtttggagctcctgcccctttttagagctctgcctgcagctatatccttctcggaTCATGGGTAGAGTTCTTCACTCAAAATTCCGTATTATTAAacttgctttttttaaatgaaggtgaaataacacagactgatggcttcaagaGAAACATATAACATTGATTAACAAGCTCGGAGCTCACAATAGGACTGTAGgttaaaggtttgtaagttattgttaaaaatcaattctcttatggaaaaaattaatgtaaatttttacttcCATAAACCAACTGTTGCACTCAATTAAAACAGAGGATTTCTTTGCAGTATTTCACACCTGGAGCGAGCATTGACACTGTGTGTCGATTTTTCTTTCCTCGACCCGCTATGAAACCCAGCAGGCcaattatacaccgatcagccacaacattaaaaccacctgcctaatattgtgtaggtccccctcgtgccgccaaaacagtgctattcttctcaccacagttgtacagagcgattatccgagttaccgtagactttgtcagttcgaaccaatctggccattctctgttgacctctctcatcaacaaggcatttccatccgcagaaccgcccctaactggatgttttttgtttttggcaccattctgagtaaattctaaagacttgagtgtgaaaatcccaggagatcagcagttacagaaatactcaaaccagcccatctggcaccaacaatcatccatgcgattatctaatcagccaattatgtggcagcagttcagtgcataaaatcatgcagatacaggtcaggagcttcagttaatgttcacatcaatcatcagaatgggaaaaaaatgtgatctcagtgatttggaccatggcatgattgttggagttaggcaggtggttttaatgttgtggctgatgggtGTATGTAAGCATTCGGTGACGTGTGAAGCTGTTGCCATACACATATCTGCACACGTGAGGGTGCTATCGCAGCAAAAACTGTTTTATCAACTGTCATTAAACAGATGAAGAATTCAAATTActtaaaagaaaacaatgaaaaaaattaatttgcaaaCATTCTTACTTTTGCCAATTCATCCCCATCAATTTTCCTTTGTTTATATTTACACCTTCCTACATCAATTTGCTCATTTAACATTCTTTCACCACATCTCTTACATTTGCATCTTTCATGAAAATCTAGTatgaaaatgaacattctgtcgtcatttgctcatcctcatgttgttcaaacctatatgactggctttcttccacggaacacagTATGCTAGAGACTGACATTAATTGTATGGTAAAAGGATGCATTGAAAGTGAGAAAGTCATaagagtaaattatgtcagaattgtcatttttgggtgaactaaaatgATCCCTAAAGTATTTCATCATCTTCCAATTGATACAGCCTTCATGATTTTTTCTCTCCTATGTAGAAAGGCAACAGCAGATGGAGGCAGAGCAGCAGGACTCTTATGTACTGGCTGACCAAGACTTGCACAGGGTTTCCTGGCACAGCACCCTGCCCCCTTCTGAACGTCCTGGAGAGAGAAGAACTGCAGAAATGAAGAAGCTGTATGGTAAAGATGCAGCAAAGATTCAGGGGATGGAAACGGCCATGCAGCTCAGCTTTGATCGCAACTGTGACAGGAAACAGCCCAAGTACTGGCCTGTTATACCACTAAACCTGTAGAATTATCAGACTCCATCAAGTCTATGCTGTGATATTATGTCAGGTGCTTGATTCCACATACTCATCTTTGTGTGCCTTGCAGAACTGATGAGAGACAGGATAGAGTTGTACAACTCCCTTGTTACATTCATTTGAAGACATATGTGTTTTCAGGTATCTATGGTGGTATGGCCATACACAACACTGTTCTATCTCGCTAAAGTTTCTCATATCCATAAATGATGGAGATGCTGCATAGATTTCAGCACTATTCTTTTTATGTCATCATTTCTCCCTAACTAGGTCATTGCCTCCCAGTCTTTGTTGATGTATTTTGTCTGTTAGTGCTTGCTGCACTATTCTGTAGTGCAGTTTTTACATgaatctctttcttttttttctttcttttttatgcaaAGATTgactaattaataaatatattgcaTTGAAATATGTGTGGGTGTACTTGGTGCTTATTGTGTTTTAGTTATGATGCTGTTCAGGAATGAGATTTCATGGACAAACTGGATTGAGGCACAGAATGAATGGTTCTTCTCCTACATACTATGTTATGCTAGTCATTGTAGTCAAGAACTAGGCTGACAATATTTGTTAAAAAGCAGAATGTGATTTGGATGACCAAGAGTGACTGCTCATATATGCCATCAAAACATGGGATTTTGAATTGATATTAAATTCATAAACCAAGCCCCCACTTCTAGCTTTGTAAAAGTACAGACATTTAAATCACTGGCATCAGgatataaaaattttaaatggaGCTTCTCTGTTTGCCCACTTAGTGAGGCCATGCTGGCATAAGGCCAAATTACCAAAACTGAATAGAGTTCCCAGCTTGTCTTCTGGTTGCCATAGTAATTTTCACTAAGCATCCGGCAATTTATATTCTGTTGTACTCTTTGGACTCCCCATCTAAGTTATGAAGTATCAAAGTTTACTGCGCTCATGGCAAAATAAATTAGACCTTTTTTTGCTCAGTTCAAATTGAACTTGTCAGGTGTGTCTAACATTTTAATATCTCCTGCCCTTTATTAATGGatgatcaaaataattttaaatgtggaACACAAGCTATCAAACTCAAAGTACTTTTGAGCAGTTGACAAGTTATATTACATGTCACTTAATACAATGTGTGTTATTACCTACTCTACTATGAGGGTAACCTAAGTGTTTTATCATTACCACTCATATGCAATCACTGGTCTGTACCATCGTTTTTGTGAATGAAGGAAAGAGGGGCCCTGAGTGGGTACCCCAAATAGTGACGTCACTGCAACGGTGGTCGCGAACAGCAGGGACACTTTTATTTAGTTGAGTGAAATTCTTTCCACCCGAAACTCCCGCGGAACTTTCACTGAACACAGCTAAATCAACATGGGTAAGTGGTAGTCAGGGGATCCTTAATACCGCATTTTCTCCATAGTTTATTATTTTACTCCAGTATAACGATTCTTTCTATTCTGCACATTTTATGACGAGTTTTGGCTTGTAGCTGCAAGCAGCGCTTTTCCTGTCTTCTATGAATAATTAGTCTAGTTTggatgaaaacaaaaaacaaatgtgatatGTGATTTAGATTTGGTCTGCTGTCTAGGTTCTTTTTGCATGTAGCCTATGTTACGTTTTGTGATACAGTGGGGGTTTTCTACACTTGTTTTGCGCTCCTTTACAATCTTCCCATTGTCTATGTAATTACTGGTACAGGCTTGTATTACTACTTACAGTGCAAGGGTCAGTAACCccatattttaattatcattaaGTGTAAAAACGTCACTTGCTGAGCTTTAGTTGAAGTAGCCTACATAACAATAAATAGATATAAAGAGAATAATTAGAACAACAGTGTTCATATCTCATATAAGAatttaaaaagtatgttttatgtattttggcAAGCATCAAGAGTCCTTATGCTTATGAGTTCCACTGTAATGaatctgtgtgtgtgcttgtttaccCTGTTCTTAAACTGCATTTAAAATAGAGCTAATTCATGGGAAAtaattctttctttcatttgtccCAGCTGTGTCCTTGGAATGGTTAGTTAAACACATTCTCTGCCAGCTGTCTGTGTCTACCAAGACTGCTGGTTAATAGCTGTGCATAACTGGAATGTCTATACTGTACAAATTCCCCTCGTGAGAGCAATATAGGATATGTATTCCTTGGAATGTCATTcttaaaaggaaagaaaaagaaaaagaacccAGTCAGCAAATTTCCTTTGTCACAGCTTTGGCCCAAATAAACAGCTAAAATGCTGCCCAGGTCAGAAAGTGAATGACGGTCCAAATCTGactgcggtaaagttagttttacgtTTGACATTCGTTGGATATTCGGGTTCATACACATTAAACTTAAAGACCACTTGACctaaagatgtcaaaccaactgcaagttactcagaatagtattctCTCTGTTGCACAAGGCTTATTTTTGTGAGTTTTTCTGTGGTAGTttttaaataacatatttaatccctgtttttaaacagaataaatgGTCCCTTTAAATCCATTAAACTCCAAGACCGCTTGACctaaagatgtcaaaccaactgcaagttactcagaatagtattctCTCTATTGCACAAGgcttatttttgtgtgtttttctgtggTAGTTTTTATATAGAATATTTAATCCCTGTTTTTATATAGAATATCTGGTCTCTTTAAATCCATTAAACTCCAAGACCGCTTGACctaaagatgtcaaaccaactgCAAATTACTCCAGACTGTGCCGCAGACCAGGGattcagtttggacggtgcggcgggagagattcagcatcaactgtcgaggatgttggcaatgctggtgaaggtcgttgctgacttggaggatctagctgtcctgatcaattctggccagatttctgagatcatccgataaagatctcgtgttacgtgaggcgaggagtaaaggaaggctttgttggaagaaccacagcattttctttttccaagactttgcgaattcaacaagagagaagcatgatcgattcaaggaatgcaagaaactcttacatcaacggaaggtcgcttttgcactgatgttcccggccaaattgagaactgATACTAAGGattgccacaaaatatttacatgcccacagcaagcgatgtccttcataaagtcaatagaATGAGGAAGTTATTGTGTGATACTGTCTatacagccgagtggacctgactcactgaacattcacttgaccatccgaggaactgaGCGTCTTCTTTGttcctttttgtgctggttctgcctagcggctagagtttgttttgtggaataacactcctttgggacagtttgtggatgagtctgcacgttctttgtgcttatgtctcctattggttggagtttgttctgtggaatatttcttgcaaaacattggagtgattagggcatttttttgcactcatgtaacagctgagtggacctgactcactgaaaatTCATGTGACTGTCCGAGGacactgggcgccttttttgtttctttttgtgtttatcccgcctactggctggagtttgttttatagattattttctgttgtgtaattatgtctcacaaaatttgcacaaaagcaccggacttgagcaatccgatggcagggactctcgtaggcatacatggactgtttgagtttagagggatggacgccggttggcgctgtcgtgcacaagggtaatgcgcacgttttcttttttctgtttgtttggttcggggggaagtttggggattgattgttgcaataatgttggaatgtggtctttataatcttgtttttgacacacaatctattttttctaatatgtcaaaatgtcacatgttaatatgagtggattgtctctctccacatggaatgtgaatgggttggggcaccccataaaaagaaggaaggttatttcttttcttaaacataagaaatatgatattgtgttttctttagtgctggctcaagtaagagcaggggagtcattacattgataagtaaacatctacaattcaaatgtctcaaacagattaatgataaattaggaagagtcattattgttttagcagaaattcaggggcaaaggttgattttgggtaatatttacgcacctaacgctgatgatcagggcttttttattgatcttgaagggatgttgcaagctgctggcacccctcatgatataatattgggaggagactttaaccttttgatggactcagtccttgatcatagtgaagcaaaagtgtgtaagctccctagagcaacattgatgcttcacatgatgtgtaaaaatcttggtcttacagatatttggagacttttgaacccatctggtagggactatttttttcatcagttcataagatttattctagaatagattttcttttttggtatctaagtccctcatttcatctgttgttgattactcaattggaaacattttagtctcagatcacgccctggtgagtttagaggtgttgccagaTATggataaaaagaaatcatatagttggcgctttaatgtatcccttttgcaaaatcctgatttccaagaaatgttaaaggctgaaatcaatgtttatatggaaaccaactggtcctcagtattctctgtgggcgtggcttgggaggcacttaaggcggttcttaggggtcagatcatacagtatgcctcattcatcaaaaaatccaaagcacgagaacttgtggagttggaagggaatattaaaagtaccgaggcAGAGGTAAACGCCGAAtatcgtctaatggcctcagggaattgacccgattgaaatacagatataataaccattccctcagtgaaatctgctgatggtgaaatttgacctcggccattgatattaataatgctttaaagaattctaacttgatctctatagttccacgtcttcatctactgatgaggaaattagaaactttgtggaaccattagaacttcctaaactgacgacagagcaaaaaaattctcttgattctgtgaTAACCTTGgtggagcttggcaaggtaattaaggccttgcctacaggcaaggctccagggccagacggctttgccgctgaattttttagatcttatgctacagaactggctccacttttgttagaagtttatacagaatcattaaagaatggaaagcttctgccaaccatgacacaagcccggatcagtctgattcttaaaaagacaaagatccaagcgagttatcttccagtttccctgatccagctagacattaaaatattgtcacaaattttggctaaccgattaag from Myxocyprinus asiaticus isolate MX2 ecotype Aquarium Trade chromosome 7, UBuf_Myxa_2, whole genome shotgun sequence encodes the following:
- the gemin8 gene encoding gem-associated protein 8 isoform X1, whose protein sequence is MASECDAVVWYANPVYSRYWQHYQQAMSWHQRHKWAYRKAMEAGYVQALYSTYPSAIQRYSDWHADETWGNSNRASGTDKKRENETTDSDVETEEESSDESQIECDVSNMDISEELRQYFAQTEQHKQELKRQQQMEAEQQDSYVLADQDLHRVSWHSTLPPSERPGERRTAEMKKLYGKDAAKIQGMETAMQLSFDRNCDRKQPKYWPVIPLNL
- the gemin8 gene encoding gem-associated protein 8 isoform X2 yields the protein MSWHQRHKWAYRKAMEAGYVQALYSTYPSAIQRYSDWHADETWGNSNRASGTDKKRENETTDSDVETEEESSDESQIECDVSNMDISEELRQYFAQTEQHKQELKRQQQMEAEQQDSYVLADQDLHRVSWHSTLPPSERPGERRTAEMKKLYGKDAAKIQGMETAMQLSFDRNCDRKQPKYWPVIPLNL